A genomic segment from Sparus aurata chromosome 10, fSpaAur1.1, whole genome shotgun sequence encodes:
- the LOC115588989 gene encoding CD59 glycoprotein-like: MQLCGVLVLMLTLSTACGLRCYTCETTDPKACTEIETCPPVWDSCSTLVLGSVIAKGCFDSSACQPPLQCCQRDLCNGAV, encoded by the exons ATGCAGCTTTGTGGAGTTCTGGTCCTGATGCTGACTCTGTCTACAG CATGTGGACTGCGATGCTACACGTGTGAGACCACAGACCCTAAAGCCTGCACGGAGATTGAAACCTGTCCCCCCGTCTGGGACAGCTGCTCCACCTTAGTCCTGGGCA GTGTCATTGCTAAAGGCTGCTTTGACAGTTCTGCATGTCAGCCCCCCTTACAGTGCTGCCAAAGGGACTTGTGTAACGGAGCCGTCTGA